A portion of the Leucoraja erinacea ecotype New England chromosome 9, Leri_hhj_1, whole genome shotgun sequence genome contains these proteins:
- the LOC129700566 gene encoding ankyrin repeat domain-containing protein 9-like, which yields MSAGAMPWEPCSPSRDYRCQKRCKMSSFAFYQAVRDRLPVWLLEEMRTTEVLHWEESGRASAYSPSEALLYALVHDHRRYGQYLLREHPGEALAWPGGSFSVCGCSGGPGPGSGPRGPGPHLALAVRYNRVGALALLLRSAGPERVRLLNGRGSCGGGVGAGAGGGGDVSGGGYGGCCGCDGARGKLPLHVAAELARAECAALLLANGCSPLLTDGQGRTPLDTLLAQLRHRRPNTPQPHLACLHTLLLFMPRPHFHMQAELRADGALWRRLLPHDVYEWLSGRSPPSLFMRAMQTVMAAIAPERFPEALDELPISHLLTHLDFKQAAPSDCKW from the coding sequence ATGTCCGCCGGCGCCATGCCCTGGGAGCCCTGCTCGCCCAGCCGCGACTACCGCTGCCAGAAGCGCTGCAAGATGTCGTCGTTCGCCTTCTACCAGGCAGTGCGCGACCGGCTGCCCGTCTGGCTGCTGGAGGAGATGAGGACGACCGAGGTGCTGCACTGGGAGGAGAGCGGGCGGGCGAGCGCCTACTCACCGTCCGAGGCGCTGCTGTACGCGCTGGTGCACGACCACCGGCGCTACGGCCAGTACTTGCTGAGGGAGCACCCGGGCGAGGCGCTGGCGTGGCCGGGCGGCAGCTTCAGTGTGTGCGGCTGCTCGGGGGGCCCGGGGCCGGGGTCTGGGCCGAGGGGGCCGGGGCCGCACCTGGCGCTGGCCGTGCGCTACAACCGCGTGGGGGCGCTGGCGCTGCTGCTGCGGAGCGCGGGCCCGGAGCGCGTGCGCCTCCTCAACGGCCGCGGCTCGTGCGGCGGCGGCGTCGGCGCAGGCGCGGGCGGCGGCGGCGACGTCAGTGGCGGCGGTTACGGCGGTTGCTGCGGCTGTGACGGCGCGCGCGGGAAGTTGCCGCTCCACGTGGCGGCTGAGCTGGCTCGAGCCGAGTGCGCCGCCCTGCTCCTCGCCAACGGATGCTCGCCGCTCCTGACAGACGGCCAGGGCCGCACGCCGCTCGACACGCTCCTCGCACAGCTCCGCCACCGCCGCCCCAACACGCCACAACCCCACCTCGCCTGCCTACACACCCTCCTCCTCTTCATGCCCCGGCCACACTTCCACATGCAGGCCGAGCTGAGGGCAGACGGCGCCCTGTGGCGGCGGCTGCTGCCCCACGATGTCTACGAGTGGCTGTCGGGCCGCAGCCCGCCCTCCCTCTTCATGAGAGCCATGCAGACTGTGATGGCGGCCATCGCCCCCGAGCGGTTCCCCGAGGCTCTGGACGAGCTGCCCATCTCACACCTGCTCACACACTTGGACTTCAAGCAGGCCGCCCCGTCTGACTGCAAATGGTAG